Part of the Paenibacillus terrae HPL-003 genome is shown below.
ATGATCTCCCCACTGCGTTGAAGCAGCACTATAAGTGTAACAGCACCATTTTTCAAAGTCAAATAAAAAGCGAACAATATATCACATGAAAATAGTATTGTTCGTAATTGAGAGTTGCGGTCCTGATATGAAAACATATGAGCATGATATGTAAAAGGCCCCTCCGACATCGCGAGAACCGCGTCGAAAGAGCCTTTTTTCAAATATATCATTCCGTTATCCAGCGAACGCATCCGAATGGGCACGCTCGTAATTGGCGAATTTATTATAATTTTTGAGAAACACCAGCTCTACCGTACCGACCGGGCCGTTACGTTGCTTGGCAATGATAATCTCAATAATATTTTTCTTTTCCGTTTCCTGATTATAGTAATCATCCCGGTACAGAAACGCGACGATATCCGCATCCTGCTCAATGGAACCCGATTCCCGCAAGTCACTCATCATCGGACGCTTGTCCTGACGCTGCTCTACACCCCGGCTCAACTGGGAAAGGGCAATTACAGGCACTTCAAGCTCACGGGCAATTTGCTTCAAGGTCCGTGAAATTTCGGATACCTCCTGCTGCCGGTTCTCGCCCGACTTCCCGCGTCCATGAATGAGCTGCAAGTAGTCGATCACGATCATACCCAGTCCCTTTTCCGTCTTGAGACGGCGGCACTTGGCACGGATATCCGCAACCGTAATACCCGGCGTATCGTCAATATAGATCTCTGCCTCCGACAAGGCTGCAATGCCCATCGTCAACTTCGCCCAATCGTCGTCGCCCTTAAAATCACCTGTCCGCATCACGTTCGCGTCCAGATTGGCCTCGGCGCAGATCATCCGCTGAACGAGCTGGGCCGCCGACATTTCCAGACTGAAGATGGCTACCGTCTCTTTTGCCCGAACCGCAACGTTTTGCGCAATATTCAGGGCGAACGCCGTTTTACCTACGGATGGACGAGCTGCCACAATGATTAGATCATTGCGCTGGAAACCCGCCGTCATCTTGTCCAAATCAACAAAGCCGGACGGAATCCCGGTCGTATTGCCTTTGTTCTGATGCAGCAATTCAACCCGGTCGAACACTTCCATCACGACATCGCGGATGGCAATAAAACCGCTGCCCGAGCGCCCGTTGGAGATCTCCATAATCTTGCGCTCGGCATCACTCAGCATACCGGCGACGTCCTCGCCGCCGCTATAGCCTTCGCTCACAATCTGCGTGGCTGCACGAATCAATCGACGGAGCATCGCCTTTTCTTCAATAATCTGAGCGTAGTAATCCACGTTAGCCGCTGTCGGCACCCCGTGAGCCAGCTTCGCCAGATAGCTGACGCCCCCGATATCCTCCAGCTGACCCTTGTCCTGAATTTTCGAGGTCAGTGTAACCAGGTCTATCGGCTGTCCGGATTCACCCAGCTCAATCATCGCTTCGTAAATCATCTGGTGAGCCTTATCGTAAAAATCCTCGGTCTGCACTCGCTCCATCGCTGTAATCAGTGCTTCGGACTGGAGCAAAATGGACCCGATAACCGCCTGTTCTGCCTCCAGATTTTGCGGAGGAATCCGATCGAAAAATTCGCCGCCCATAATTATTCTTCGGTCACCTGTACCTTCAGCGTAGCTTTGACCTCAGGATGAAGCTTAACGGTCATTTGAGTCACGCCCAACGTACGAATCGGTTCTTCCAGCTCGATTTTGCGTTTGTCCAGCTTAATCCCCGTTGCAGCGACCGCTTCCGCGATTTGCTTGCTTGTAATCGCGCCGAACAGTCGACCGCCTTCACCAGCTTTTGCTTTCAGCTGAACGGTTGTGGATTCCAGCTTTTTGCCGAGTGCCTGCGCCTCTTCTTTTTCCTCTTGCTTGCGCTTTTCCTCAGCAGCGTTCTGGTTCTCCAGCGTCTTCATGTTCCCTTCCGTCGCCGGGCGGGCAATACCGCGTGGCAGTAGGAAATTCGCTGCATACCCATCCGATACTTCCTTAATTTGACCCTTCTTGCCTTGACCCTTCATATCTTTAATAAAAATCACTCTCATTCAAATAACCCCTCTTCCCCATCAATTTCGGCCAGCACGTCGACCACTCTGCGTTTGGCTTCCTCCAGCGGACAATCCAGCTGGACCGCCGCATTCGTCAGATGTCCTCCGCCGCCTAGCCGTTCCATGACGACCTGTACGTTCATGCGTCCGAGTGAACGGGCGCTGATCCCCACCAGGCCGTCAGGACGTTCACTGACCACAAAGGAGGCCAGTACATCCGTCATATTGAGTAATGAATCCGCCACCTGAGCAATCAGGAGCTGCGGTATCTTCTGTCCAGGCTCTGTCACCGCAAGCGCGATGTGGCCATATATCATTTTAGCATGCTTAATAATTTCCGCCTTAGCAATATATTCATCCAGGTCCTCTTTTAACAAGCGCTGGATCATCACCGTATCCGCCCCGCTACGCCGCAAAAAACCAGCGGCCTCAAACGTACGCGAGCCTGTATGCAGGGAAAAATGCTTGGTATCTACCGTTATCCCCGCAAGCAACGATGTCGCCTCCAGCGGCGTCAGTTGAACCTTCTCATGAATATATTGCAGCAGCTCTGTCACCAGCTCACAAGCCGACGACGCATACGGCTCCAGATAAATCAAAACAGAGTCGTTAATAAACTCCTCGCCTCGACGATGATGGTCTACAACGACCACCCTGCTCGCCGTCTGCACCAATTTTGGCTCAATCGTCATCGAGGCCTTGTGCGTATCCACCACGACCAGCAGGCTGTGCTCGGTCATCAACTGGAGCGACTGCTCCGGCGTCATGAGCGCTGCCGACAGATTCTCATCCTTGTTCACCTGCTCCATCATCCGGTCGATGGACGGATTGGATTTATCCAGCACGATGTGCGCCTCTACGTTGTAGAGCGCTGCTGCCTTCCACACCCCAATGGCTGCTCCCAGTGCATCCATGTCCGGTATTTTGTGCCCCATGATCAGCACGCGGTCGCTCTCCTGCATCAGGTCACGCAGCGCATGTGCAATGACCCGTGCGCGCACCCGTGTACGCTTTTCGACAGCATTGGACTTACCGCCGTAAAAAGATAGACGCTGCCCGGCCTTCACCGCCGCCTGGTCGCCGCCCCGTCCGAGCGCCATATCCAGACTGGACTGAGCAAGCTCACCCAGCTCCTTGATACTCTCCGCCCCGAAGGACAAACCGATGCTCAGTGTCATCGGCACTTTCAAATCGGCCGTCATTTCCCGCACCGTATCCAGAATGACGAATCGACTTTGCTCCAACTCCTGAAGCGCCTTGTGATTCAGCATGATGAGATAGCGCTCGGATGATAAACGGCGCAAATAAATATTGTACTGGTTCGCCCATGCTGTAATCTCGCTCGACACCTTCGCAATAAGCGCGGTACGCTGCTGATCGTCCATTCCCTGAGCAGCTTCATCCATATTATCAAGCATAACGATGCCAAGCGCCAGCCGCTCGTTCTCATACTGCTTGCGCAGCACCGCCAACTCCGTTACTTCATACAAATAAATCAGACGCTCATCCAACACGATGAGGAACTGATAATAACGCTCATCATGCTGTAGCTCTACCTTTAGCTCGCGAACAGGCTCCTTCGTTTCCTTTTTGGCACCCAAAGCTCCTGCCAGCTGGGGAAAGAGGTCCTGGAGCGGCTCGCCTATCAGTGACTGGTCCTCGAACATTTCCCCGGCGAACCGATTGTGCCATTCTACCGTTCGGTTTTCGCTGTATAAAATGATGCCAAACGGCAGTGAGCTGACCGCTTCCCCCTCCACCCGCTTGATGCGAAAGGAAAGGCCGCTGATATATTGATTCAGTTCCCGACGAAAATCCAGTTCCGTCTTCAGCATCAGCCCGCCGAGCAAGAATGACAGCACCAGTCCCATCACACCCAGTTCCCAGTTATACATGGAAATACATATGACAAGCACCAGCAACAGTAAAAACGCCCAGACGGTTTGATAGCCGTGCCAGCGTTTTTGTAGAAATTTAGGCATGACTGTTCACCCTATTTCTTTGATCTTGTAATAGCTTCACGCAGCGGAAAGGCCAAATCAATAATACCGATAATGCGGAGCGGCTGGAACACCAGAACGACGAGCGACAGCAGCACCGCGATCACAGGGCTCATGTTACGACTATGTGTCCAGAAGTAAATAAAACCGATCGTCTGGATAATAAAGCACGCATGGATCAACGGCAACATACTAACAGAAACCGCCTGAACCCAGCTGCTTTCCGAGGACATAGCCATCCATTCAAACACAATCGCCAGCAGGTAATACCAAATGAGCGCTCGTGGCAGTCTCCATTCTCGAGCAGGCTTCATTTTGCGTACAGGCATATCAAGGCTACTTAATGCCGGACGCGTCAGAGCGTGCGTAATCACAGCCAGTAAAAACGAGGTCAGGATCAGCACATATGGAACTTTGCCGATCATCATCGTACCGAGTCTCTGTGTATCTTCTGCTGTCCAATTCATGCCTGGAAGCATCGGATTACCATTTAAAATTTGCTGTACCAAATTTGCCGACATAGCAGCCTGATCACGAAGATACTGCGAAAGATCAAACCCAAAGGTATACGTTGCGATGAACAGTACAATCAACAACTCGGCTAAAATCACACCCGTTCCGGTCATCAACGCCTGAAAAGCAGGTGCTCCCCTTTTATATACCCGTCCCATTAACAATGCGGGGATCAGAAAATAAATCGCGGGAAGCAGCAAATATACATCTTTTAGCGCTATAATCAATAGCACTGGTATGACATGAATCAGAAATCCCTTGAAAGGCAGCGATGAAAACAATACAACGCCGGGCACAATCAGCAAAAATATGGTAAAGATTCTTAAGGGTGTCAATAGAGACAGCAGCAGAAGCAAATAAATAACGCTCCATGCTACAGTTGCCAAGCGGAATTTCAAAGTTTTCACCTCTTACGCATATGTTCTTCCAGTGCGGATATGTCCTGATACCAATCCTCCAGCTGGTGTCCTTCTTTTTTGTGCTTTCTTAGCTTGTCGATGAGGAGATCATCCAATTCACGGTAAGACACTCCAAGACGTCTTCCCAAAATATAACTGCTCATCATCAGACTCGCCAGACAATCGCCAATGCGGGCTGTACTGCCTTCCCACATCGCTTTAAACAGACGGGAAACCTGGTCAAGTACCTCTGTTTTGAGCCATTCAATCACCTTGGCCCGTTTAACTACATCCAGTTCTTTAGGCATATGATGAAGAGTCACACCCCTCTGAAAAAGCTTTATTCTCCATTATAGCATATCCTATTTTGAAAATAACTGTTACCCCATAGGGCAAATCGTTATTTTCAAAGCAGCTATGCTGCTCGCTTTAAGATGACGAGTTAAGCGATTCTCTGGACACGAATTTTTCACAATACTCAATAATCTGGCTGCGTCGGACAATGCCAATAAACCGTTCCATATCATCCACAACAGGTACAAAGTTCTGCACCTTAGCCAAATTAATTAAATCCTCCATATTGGCATCAATGGACACCGGCTTTATCGAAACCCGAAGCGGGACGTCCTTGAGCATAACCTTCGAAGCGTTTTCAAAGGTTATTTTCCCCTCAGATTCTTTCATATGCCACAGCAGATCACCCTCTGTAACCGTGCCGGTATATCTACCTTCCTTATCCAAAATTGGAACCGCCGTGAAACGGTGATACTCCATTCGCTCCAACGTCTGCCGTAAAGTTGCATCCGCCGTGACAAAAGCAACCTCTTGTTTGGGAAGCAAGAAAAAAGCGATATTCATGAGAAAAGAATCCCCCTCAAAATCAATTGTAAAATCAAATGATTACTCACTGAATGTCCTGCTTGTCGGGAAGCTTCAGCGTCTGCGGGGTTGTGCCGGAATCCAACCAGTTTGCGATCATAAGTCTGGCGTATTCGAGTTCCTGTTCATTGGCCCGGTCATAATACAGGCCTTTCTTCTTGAACCCTTCCCCCGTAATCGTAAAGCTCGAAATTTGTGGTTGACCCTGCGAAATAGCCTGCTTGCCAAGTCCTGTAATAAAAGTAGGCTCCATATCCGTCTTGAAATTGGCTCCCATAATATCGAGCAGCTCCGGAATCTTGGAAATCCCGTTAATATTCAGTAGCTTATCGGCCATTGCATTCAGAAAAATTTGCTGCCGTTTGGTACGGTTAAAATCGCTGTCTTCCCTATATCTAACATAATACATCGCTTCTTCACCATTATAAAGCGGCTTGCCCGCCTCAATGCGGAACTTGATATGCAGCGGATTTTTATTCTCAATCGGCTTATCGATGGGTAGCTCAACCCCGCCCACCGCATTTACAGCATCCTGAATACCCTGAAAATTAATCGTAGCATAATAATCGGCCTTATGCTCCATCAGCTTCTCTACCGTAGCTATGGACATATCCTCGCCTCCGAACGCATAAGCATGCCCCAACTTATCAAAATCATCCTCACCGTCATGATTTGGATCATGTCCAACAATCCGGACATACGTATCCCTTGGAATGGAAACCAGAAGCACACGCGATTCCGCAGGCCGTACAGCCGCATAAATAACCGTATCCGAGCGGCCGCGCGCCTTCTCGTTCGGTCTTTGGTCCGTACCGAGCAGCAGCACCGAAAACGGCTCTTTCCGATAAGCAACCGGCTCCGGTTGCTTCTGTCCCTCCGACTGGCGCGGTTGAAAGGACTTCTCCAGCTTGCTCTCCAACGTTGGAGATACGAACCAGTCAAAGGCCACCAGCGTCAGCTGTTTGCGAAACAGATATCCTCCCACCGCAATCAGAAACAAAACAATACATGAAATATATAGAGCGGTAAACCTTTTTTTATTCTTAGGCTTGCCGCCTGTCCTTCTCCTATGTCTTCTCTCCATAACAGGTTCCTTCCTTCTTTACTTCGATAAATCCCATCTCTTCATTAAACCGAATTTGGCTTATGAAGCGAAAACTTCCCCCCCACAGCATAAAAGGTCTGCTACCTTGTTGTCAAAAGTGCCATGGCTTAGTCAGTCCCTCGTCAACACATACACGCAAAAAAAGGCTTCGACCTCACGGTCAAAGCCTTGCTTGATGTTTAGCCCGTATCCTATGTAGCTTTTAAGGGGGTTCCTTGTTTTAGCTCGGAGCCAGTTTCACCAGATTTTGCAGCCGTACCGGGAAAGAGGTAGACAGAGCGAAACCATAGTCGAACAGCTTCCGTGTCTGCTCGAAGCGTTCCTCCTTGCTCGGTGCCCCCAGCACTACAGCAACCAGTCTTCTGCCATGCTGTTCGGCTGTACCGGTGAAGCAATAGCCCGCATCGCTGGTGTATCCCGCTTTCAGTCCATCCGTTCCTGCGTAAGAGTAGGGTCCCGCCAAGGAAGGCAGCATCCAGTTCGTATTACTAATATAGATGCCCTTATCCTTCAATTCCATCTGCGTACGGCTGGACGTTCTCAAAATCTCCGGATGCGACGTAATCAGATAGGAGGCCAGCTTCGCCGTATCGCTTGCCGTCATTTGCGTTTCTCCTCGAATATTCTCGGGATGGTTAGGACCCAGCTCACTCTGCCCTGCTCCTGACGCGTTGCTGAATCGGCTATAGGACGTCAATCCAATCTTAGCCGCCTTATCGTTCATACGCTTTACAAAAGCCGGTTCACTGCCTGCTGAGCGCTCCGCCAGTGCCACAGCCGCGTCATTAGCCGAGTACACAACCATGCTCTGGAACAGCTCGGACACCGTCAGCCTTTCACCATATCGGAGTGACAGATTTACACCACCTACCGTACTTGCGTAACGGCTGATTTTCACTTCATCATTCCAGCCCAACCGCCCGGCACGAATATCCTCCAGCACCAGCAGCTCGGTCATGAGCTTGGACATATTTGCGGAAGGCATAGGCGTATCGCCATTCACATCCATCAACAATTCTCCCGTCTGCATGTCCATCAGCACCGCGGCTCCTGCATCCACATCCGGCTTACCGATCAGCAATCGGGGTCCAAGTGTAATAAAAATCAATATAATAAGTACCGGGACAACAATAGCCCAACGTAACCAGTATTTTTTCATCATCGTAATAACCCCCATACTTTATTAGACGATGAAAAATCCATTTTGTCTGCAACTTTTCGAAAAAAAGTTACAATTTTTTTGTCTTTTACATTCCACAGCAAAAAACCCGCCAATTCCTGCTTGCAGGCTGACAGATTTTTATAAGTGAAATTATTAAAAAAGGCTTTCCACTATAGTTTTAGGCAAAATGACAGGCCACAAAATGCTGATCGCCCGCATCCCGATACGCCGGAATTTCCGTTTTACAACGGGCCTCCGCCATAGGACAGCGTGTATGGAACTTGCAGCCTGACGGCGGATTCGCCGGGGAAGGAATGTCCCCTTTTAGCACAATTCGTTGTCTCTTGATCGTAGGATCGGGAATCGGTACCGCCGACAGCAGCGCCTTCGTATACGGATGAAGCGGATTGCGGAACAGCTCCTCTTTGGAAGATAACTCCACCATCGAGCCTAGATACATCACACCGATACGGCTGCATAGATGCTCGACCACACTCAGATCATGCGAGATGAACAGATAAGTCAACTGCCGTTCCTGCTGCAAATCACTTAACAAGTTAATGATCTGAGCCTGAATAGACACATCAAGTGCAGATACCGGCTCGTCAGCCACGATAAAATCAGGATTCAAAATCAAGGCCCGTGCAATCCCAATCCGCTGACGCTGACCGCCGGAGAACTCATGCGGATACCGATCATAGTGATAGGAGGATAGCCCGCAGATATCCAGCGTCTCGTTCACCTTTTTCCGCAGCTTGCTGCGGTCAATCAATCCGTGATCCAGCAATGCTTCCCCGATGGCTTCGCCTACCTTAATTCTCGGGTTCAATGAGCTAAAAGGGTCCTGAAAGACAATTTGCAGCTTCGGACGAAGCGCACGAATCTGCTCCTTGCTTAACGCATGCAAGTCCTCTCCCTTGTATCGCACCGATCCCTCTGTCTTATCCATCAGCCTGAGAATCGTACGCCCAATCGTGCTCTTGCCGCAACCGGATTCCCCTACCAGACCGAAGGACTCTCCCTTTTGGATGTTAAAAGATACATCATCGACCGCTTTCACATGTCCCACGGTACGCTGAAAAATCCCACCTGTGATCGGGAAATATTTTTTCAGACCTTCCACTTGAATTAAAGGCTCGCTCATCCCCGTTGCCCTCCTTCTTCCTCATATAGCCAGCAGGCAACCTTATGACCGTTCTTCTTTTCGTGCAGGGGAGGGGCCTGATCCTTGCAGATTTGCATACAATGCGCACATCGATCATGAAAATGACAGTTTTCCTCCAGCTCAATCGGGTTGGGAACCTGACCAGGGATCGAATACAGCCGATCAATCTTCTGATTAATGACGGGCTTCGCCTTCAATAACCCTTGCGTATATGGATGCTGCGGATTCTTGAACAGTTCAATGACGGGAGCCTCTTCAATCACATTCCCGGCATACATGACGACCACATAATCGGCCATTTCCGCCACTACGCCTAGATCATGCGTAATCAGCATAATGGACGTTTTGAGCTTATCCTTCAAATCCCGCATCAGATCGAGGATTTGCGCCTGAATCGTAACATCCAGCGCCGTTGTCGGTTCATCCGCAATCAGCAGCTTGGGATTACAGCTCAGTGCGATCGCAATCATGATCCGCTGGCGCATACCACCGCTCAGTTCATGGGGATACGAATGAAATATTTCCTCCGGACGCGAAATACCCACCAGATTGATCAGCTCAATCGCCCGGGTATGTGCTTCCTTTTTACTCATTAATGTATGCATCAGCAGCGGCTCTGTAATCTGTTCTCCAATGGTGAGCACTGGATTCAGAGAAGACATCGGCTCCTGAAAAATAATTGAAATGTCATTGCCGCGAATTTGTTGCATCTGACCTTTATTCAGCGTTAACAGGTTTTTGCCCTCAAACCAGATTTCACCGTCTGAGGTATGGGGCGAATCAATCAGCCGCATCATCGTCATGGCCGTTACACTTTTGCCGCAGCCGGATTCTCCTACCACACAGAGCGTTTCACCCTCACGTATTTTAAAACTGACGTCATTGACCGCTTTGACAGTTCCGCTAGAGGTATGAAAGTGAGTTTTCAGGTTACGAAATTCAATCAAAGCATTTTCCATAAACGTTCGTCTCCTACTTCTTCATTTTAGGGTCCAGTGCATCGCGCAAACCGTCGCCAATCAGGTTAATCGCTACAACCGTAATCAAGATACACATTCCTGGTGGAACCCATATCCACGGCCGTTTGCGGAAGTCGATCAGATTGTTCGCAGCCGAAATCATATTTCCCCACGAAGGTGTGGGCGGTACAACGCCGATCCCCAGGTAACTGAGCGCAGACTCCGTAATAATCGCCCCGGCCACCCCGAGCGTAGCTGTAACAATAATAGTAGGAATCGTATTCGGCAGCAGATGACGGAATATTTTACGGCGGTCTCTTAAGCCGAGCGCTTCCGTCGCTTGCATGAACTCCTGTTCACGCAGCGTAAGAATCTGCCCCCTAACCAGGCGGGACAAGCTCGTCCAGCTCAAGACCCCGATAATGAGCATCAGAAAATAAATCCGGTTCTTTGGATCGACCTTCAAATCGGACAGAACGGCACCTAAAATAATCAGCAGCGGCAATGTAGGCAATGCCATAAAAATATCGGCAATCCGCATAATGATCGTATCCACGCCTTTACGATAGAATCCTGCCAGTGCACCCAACGTCGCACCGATCACGACTGAAATAAACGTGGCCACCAGCCCCACCGTCAAAGAAATACGGCCAGCCAGCATCGTACGCAGCAAAATATCTCTGCCAAACTTATCCGTACCGAGCCAGTACTGGGCATTCGGGGCTAAATTTTTGTCAGATAGCTTGTAATCATCCAGATGATAAGGTGAAATCATCGGCCCAAATGTACAAATGACCACCATAAGAATCAATATAATGAGTCCAGCCAAAGCCAAATGGTTCTGGTTAAAACGGCGAACGGCGATTCTCCATGGAGACGCTTCAGGACGGATCGCTGCCTTTGGTTTGGTTTCAATCGTGACTGTTTCTGCGGGCAATAGTATCCCTCCTACTTCAAGCGAATTCTTGGATCTGCCATGCCATACAATACATCCGAGAGCAAATTACCGATGAGCGTAAGGACTGCCAGAAAAATAGTGAAGCCCAGCATAAACGGATAATCCCGCATACTGATCGACTCCAGATAGACCTGCCCCACACCCGGCCACACAAACACCTTCTCCAAAATCATCGCCCCGCCAAATAAGGCGGGAAGCTCAAATCCGAGCAGCGTGATGGCCGGAATCAGTGCGTTGCGCAGTGCATGCTTGAAAATAACCGTACGTTCCTTCAAGCCTTTAGCACGTGCGGTGCGAATATAATCCTGACGAATAACCTCCAGCATCCCTGTACGGAAATACCGGGTCAGGCTGCCTGTACTCAGCATCGTAAGAACGAGCGTTGGCAGGAACATATGCTTGAGAACATCCACGACATAAGCCCATGAGCCCGACTCCATCCCTGCAGTTGTCATGCCGCCAACCGGA
Proteins encoded:
- a CDS encoding CBS domain-containing protein gives rise to the protein MNIAFFLLPKQEVAFVTADATLRQTLERMEYHRFTAVPILDKEGRYTGTVTEGDLLWHMKESEGKITFENASKVMLKDVPLRVSIKPVSIDANMEDLINLAKVQNFVPVVDDMERFIGIVRRSQIIEYCEKFVSRESLNSSS
- the dnaB gene encoding replicative DNA helicase — protein: MGGEFFDRIPPQNLEAEQAVIGSILLQSEALITAMERVQTEDFYDKAHQMIYEAMIELGESGQPIDLVTLTSKIQDKGQLEDIGGVSYLAKLAHGVPTAANVDYYAQIIEEKAMLRRLIRAATQIVSEGYSGGEDVAGMLSDAERKIMEISNGRSGSGFIAIRDVVMEVFDRVELLHQNKGNTTGIPSGFVDLDKMTAGFQRNDLIIVAARPSVGKTAFALNIAQNVAVRAKETVAIFSLEMSAAQLVQRMICAEANLDANVMRTGDFKGDDDWAKLTMGIAALSEAEIYIDDTPGITVADIRAKCRRLKTEKGLGMIVIDYLQLIHGRGKSGENRQQEVSEISRTLKQIARELEVPVIALSQLSRGVEQRQDKRPMMSDLRESGSIEQDADIVAFLYRDDYYNQETEKKNIIEIIIAKQRNGPVGTVELVFLKNYNKFANYERAHSDAFAG
- a CDS encoding DHH family phosphoesterase; amino-acid sequence: MPKFLQKRWHGYQTVWAFLLLLVLVICISMYNWELGVMGLVLSFLLGGLMLKTELDFRRELNQYISGLSFRIKRVEGEAVSSLPFGIILYSENRTVEWHNRFAGEMFEDQSLIGEPLQDLFPQLAGALGAKKETKEPVRELKVELQHDERYYQFLIVLDERLIYLYEVTELAVLRKQYENERLALGIVMLDNMDEAAQGMDDQQRTALIAKVSSEITAWANQYNIYLRRLSSERYLIMLNHKALQELEQSRFVILDTVREMTADLKVPMTLSIGLSFGAESIKELGELAQSSLDMALGRGGDQAAVKAGQRLSFYGGKSNAVEKRTRVRARVIAHALRDLMQESDRVLIMGHKIPDMDALGAAIGVWKAAALYNVEAHIVLDKSNPSIDRMMEQVNKDENLSAALMTPEQSLQLMTEHSLLVVVDTHKASMTIEPKLVQTASRVVVVDHHRRGEEFINDSVLIYLEPYASSACELVTELLQYIHEKVQLTPLEATSLLAGITVDTKHFSLHTGSRTFEAAGFLRRSGADTVMIQRLLKEDLDEYIAKAEIIKHAKMIYGHIALAVTEPGQKIPQLLIAQVADSLLNMTDVLASFVVSERPDGLVGISARSLGRMNVQVVMERLGGGGHLTNAAVQLDCPLEEAKRRVVDVLAEIDGEEGLFE
- a CDS encoding ABC transporter ATP-binding protein, which gives rise to MENALIEFRNLKTHFHTSSGTVKAVNDVSFKIREGETLCVVGESGCGKSVTAMTMMRLIDSPHTSDGEIWFEGKNLLTLNKGQMQQIRGNDISIIFQEPMSSLNPVLTIGEQITEPLLMHTLMSKKEAHTRAIELINLVGISRPEEIFHSYPHELSGGMRQRIMIAIALSCNPKLLIADEPTTALDVTIQAQILDLMRDLKDKLKTSIMLITHDLGVVAEMADYVVVMYAGNVIEEAPVIELFKNPQHPYTQGLLKAKPVINQKIDRLYSIPGQVPNPIELEENCHFHDRCAHCMQICKDQAPPLHEKKNGHKVACWLYEEEGGQRG
- a CDS encoding ABC transporter ATP-binding protein, with the translated sequence MSEPLIQVEGLKKYFPITGGIFQRTVGHVKAVDDVSFNIQKGESFGLVGESGCGKSTIGRTILRLMDKTEGSVRYKGEDLHALSKEQIRALRPKLQIVFQDPFSSLNPRIKVGEAIGEALLDHGLIDRSKLRKKVNETLDICGLSSYHYDRYPHEFSGGQRQRIGIARALILNPDFIVADEPVSALDVSIQAQIINLLSDLQQERQLTYLFISHDLSVVEHLCSRIGVMYLGSMVELSSKEELFRNPLHPYTKALLSAVPIPDPTIKRQRIVLKGDIPSPANPPSGCKFHTRCPMAEARCKTEIPAYRDAGDQHFVACHFA
- a CDS encoding LCP family protein gives rise to the protein MERRHRRRTGGKPKNKKRFTALYISCIVLFLIAVGGYLFRKQLTLVAFDWFVSPTLESKLEKSFQPRQSEGQKQPEPVAYRKEPFSVLLLGTDQRPNEKARGRSDTVIYAAVRPAESRVLLVSIPRDTYVRIVGHDPNHDGEDDFDKLGHAYAFGGEDMSIATVEKLMEHKADYYATINFQGIQDAVNAVGGVELPIDKPIENKNPLHIKFRIEAGKPLYNGEEAMYYVRYREDSDFNRTKRQQIFLNAMADKLLNINGISKIPELLDIMGANFKTDMEPTFITGLGKQAISQGQPQISSFTITGEGFKKKGLYYDRANEQELEYARLMIANWLDSGTTPQTLKLPDKQDIQ
- a CDS encoding D-alanyl-D-alanine carboxypeptidase family protein, which translates into the protein MMKKYWLRWAIVVPVLIILIFITLGPRLLIGKPDVDAGAAVLMDMQTGELLMDVNGDTPMPSANMSKLMTELLVLEDIRAGRLGWNDEVKISRYASTVGGVNLSLRYGERLTVSELFQSMVVYSANDAAVALAERSAGSEPAFVKRMNDKAAKIGLTSYSRFSNASGAGQSELGPNHPENIRGETQMTASDTAKLASYLITSHPEILRTSSRTQMELKDKGIYISNTNWMLPSLAGPYSYAGTDGLKAGYTSDAGYCFTGTAEQHGRRLVAVVLGAPSKEERFEQTRKLFDYGFALSTSFPVRLQNLVKLAPS
- a CDS encoding MazG-like family protein; translated protein: MPKELDVVKRAKVIEWLKTEVLDQVSRLFKAMWEGSTARIGDCLASLMMSSYILGRRLGVSYRELDDLLIDKLRKHKKEGHQLEDWYQDISALEEHMRKR
- the opp4C gene encoding oligopeptide ABC transporter permease; amino-acid sequence: MPAETVTIETKPKAAIRPEASPWRIAVRRFNQNHLALAGLIILILMVVICTFGPMISPYHLDDYKLSDKNLAPNAQYWLGTDKFGRDILLRTMLAGRISLTVGLVATFISVVIGATLGALAGFYRKGVDTIIMRIADIFMALPTLPLLIILGAVLSDLKVDPKNRIYFLMLIIGVLSWTSLSRLVRGQILTLREQEFMQATEALGLRDRRKIFRHLLPNTIPTIIVTATLGVAGAIITESALSYLGIGVVPPTPSWGNMISAANNLIDFRKRPWIWVPPGMCILITVVAINLIGDGLRDALDPKMKK
- a CDS encoding DUF2232 domain-containing protein; translated protein: MKFRLATVAWSVIYLLLLLSLLTPLRIFTIFLLIVPGVVLFSSLPFKGFLIHVIPVLLIIALKDVYLLLPAIYFLIPALLMGRVYKRGAPAFQALMTGTGVILAELLIVLFIATYTFGFDLSQYLRDQAAMSANLVQQILNGNPMLPGMNWTAEDTQRLGTMMIGKVPYVLILTSFLLAVITHALTRPALSSLDMPVRKMKPAREWRLPRALIWYYLLAIVFEWMAMSSESSWVQAVSVSMLPLIHACFIIQTIGFIYFWTHSRNMSPVIAVLLSLVVLVFQPLRIIGIIDLAFPLREAITRSKK
- the rplI gene encoding 50S ribosomal protein L9; protein product: MRVIFIKDMKGQGKKGQIKEVSDGYAANFLLPRGIARPATEGNMKTLENQNAAEEKRKQEEKEEAQALGKKLESTTVQLKAKAGEGGRLFGAITSKQIAEAVAATGIKLDKRKIELEEPIRTLGVTQMTVKLHPEVKATLKVQVTEE